A window of Apium graveolens cultivar Ventura chromosome 8, ASM990537v1, whole genome shotgun sequence contains these coding sequences:
- the LOC141680536 gene encoding uncharacterized protein LOC141680536: MEIKDDVPDEPSIQTDPGLRAPVCSFLVNKQDRIRREVIDKLPPEVVKQNRLRLKTTIAAVKYLGKQGLPFRGHDESSDSSSRGHFIEIIKSFADMNDEIAKVVLQNAPKPGMYIAHSIQKEILDIIVPKIRNKIRREIGDAKFCILVDESLDVSHKEQMAIILRFVDEEGFVRERFFEINIRGQGYDGASNMRGQFHGLKTLFLQDCPYAYYTHCFAHRLQLALNACAKDVPDMQSFFQMLSSIVNFVGSSSKLANLLKEIQEAEIAESLADGNLETGKGLNQISSLKRAGMTRWGSHFASVNTLVHMFKEVSQLLQNMMIDKDLARSIRGDAKGFEHLILCFICCSLTRLWE; this comes from the exons ATGGAAATTAAAGATGATGTTCCTGATGAGCCTTCAATTCAGACTGATCCTGGATTACGTGCTCCAGTTTGTTCATTTTTGGTGAATAAACAAGATCGTATTCGAAGAGA AGTGATTGACAAACTTCCACCAGAGGTTGTAAAGCAAAATAGGTTACGTCTAAAAACAACAATAGCAGCTGTGAAATATTTGGGTAAACAAGGCTTGCCTTTTAGAGGCCATGATGAATCTTCCGACTCGAGTAGTAGAGGACATTTTATTGAGATAATTAAGAGTTTTGCAGATATGAATGATGAGATTGCAAAAGTTGTTCTTCAAAATGCTCCCAAACCTGGCATGTACATTGCACATTCGATTCAGAAGGAGATTCTAGATATCATTGTTCCTAAAATTCGAAATAAAATTCGTCGAGAAATTGGTGATGCCAAGTTTTGTATCTTGGTTGACGAATCACTTGATGTATCTCATAAGGAGCAAATGGCAATTATTCTCAGGTTTGTTGATGAAGAAGGATTTGTTCGAGAAAGATTCTTTGAAATT AATATTCGTGGTCAAGGGTATGACGGAGCTAGTAATATGCGTGGTCAGTTTCATGGATTAAAGACATTATTTCTTCAAGATTGTCCATATGCATACTACACTCATTGCTTTGCACATCGATTACAATTAGCTTTGAATGCATGTGCTAAAGATGTTCCTGATATGCAATCATTTTTTCAAATGCTAAGCTCTATTGTTAATTTTGTTGGATCTTCATCAAAACTTGCAAATTTGTTAAAAGAAATTCAGGAAGCAGAAATTGCAGAAAGTTTAGCAGATGGAAATCTTGAAACTGGAAAAGGTCTTAATCAGATCAGTAGCTTGAAAAGGGCAGGTATGACTCGATGGGGTTCTCACTTTGCTTCGGTCAATACTTTGGTTCATATGTTTAAAGAAGTTAGTCAacttcttcaaaatatgatgatCGATAAAGACCTTGCTAGAAGTATAAGAGGTGATGCAAAAGGTTTTGAGCATTTGATTTTGTGTTTTATTTGTTGCTCACTAACAAGATTATGGGAATAA